The proteins below come from a single Bactrocera dorsalis isolate Fly_Bdor chromosome 5, ASM2337382v1, whole genome shotgun sequence genomic window:
- the LOC105230328 gene encoding uncharacterized protein LOC105230328 isoform X2 codes for MSSYRPRRTRIYGANYDMGESSYKKLLESLDNKRGIGRSSDSHVPLARETSLPPKVTFLQDEDDFDREKYRASLRAKLQLGDEDSDVFGSTLKQSKLRLTERNRYLENEDEDILGSTYKPLKFMGLDESNAVDTSLKSSLKYRASAEPFESALKSLKLNGTDESGFGESIKHRALKAIERTGKARSILDDLDDQEASSCSSRRIKIRSENVIMGDTSTTTEASSRMKATKARLADLESEMSSISEKQSERERRKHNLRKLLNESESDTFKAIEM; via the exons ATGTCTAGTTATCGCCCAAGAAGAACACGCATTTATGGCGCCAATTACGATATGGGGGAAAGCTCTTATAAAAAGTTGCTGGAAAGCTTAGATAATAAAAGAGGCATCGGCAg AAGCTCAGATTCACATGTCCCTTTGGCTCGTGAAACCAGCTTGCCACCAAAAGTGACCTTTTTACAAGATGAGGATGATTTTGATCGGGAGAAATATAGAGCCTCACTAAGAGCCAAACTGCAACTAGGCGATGAGG ATTCCGATGTTTTTGGCTCCACACTCAAACAATCTAAGTTGAGACTCACAGAAAGAAATAGATATCTGGAGAATGAGG ATGAAGACATTTTGGGATCTACCTACAAGCCATTAAAATTCATGGGGTTAGATGAATCCAATGCTGTAGACACTTCgctgaaatcatcattgaaatataGAGCTTCAGCAGAGCCCTTCGAATCGGCTTTGAAGTCCTTAAAATTGAATGGTACAGATGAGTCAGGATTCGGTGAAAGCATAAAACATAGAGCATTAAAAGCTATCGAAAGAACCGGCAAAGCGAGGTCCATCTTGGACGACTTAGATGATCAG GAGGCTAGCTCATGCTCTTCTAGACGTATTAAGATCAGAAGTGAGAACGTCATTATGGGGGATACCAGTACCACAACCGAAGCTTCCTCACGGATGAAAGCTACCAAAGCTCGTCTCGCTGATCTCGAATCGGAAATGTCCTCGATTAGTGAAAAACAAAGTGAGCGAGAAAGGCGTAAacataatttaagaaaattattgaatGAAAGCGAATCTGATACCTTTAAGGCCATAGAAATGTAA
- the LOC105230328 gene encoding uncharacterized protein LOC105230328 isoform X1, whose protein sequence is MYIYILQINTPRMSSYRPRRTRIYGANYDMGESSYKKLLESLDNKRGIGRSSDSHVPLARETSLPPKVTFLQDEDDFDREKYRASLRAKLQLGDEDSDVFGSTLKQSKLRLTERNRYLENEDEDILGSTYKPLKFMGLDESNAVDTSLKSSLKYRASAEPFESALKSLKLNGTDESGFGESIKHRALKAIERTGKARSILDDLDDQEASSCSSRRIKIRSENVIMGDTSTTTEASSRMKATKARLADLESEMSSISEKQSERERRKHNLRKLLNESESDTFKAIEM, encoded by the exons AATGTCTAGTTATCGCCCAAGAAGAACACGCATTTATGGCGCCAATTACGATATGGGGGAAAGCTCTTATAAAAAGTTGCTGGAAAGCTTAGATAATAAAAGAGGCATCGGCAg AAGCTCAGATTCACATGTCCCTTTGGCTCGTGAAACCAGCTTGCCACCAAAAGTGACCTTTTTACAAGATGAGGATGATTTTGATCGGGAGAAATATAGAGCCTCACTAAGAGCCAAACTGCAACTAGGCGATGAGG ATTCCGATGTTTTTGGCTCCACACTCAAACAATCTAAGTTGAGACTCACAGAAAGAAATAGATATCTGGAGAATGAGG ATGAAGACATTTTGGGATCTACCTACAAGCCATTAAAATTCATGGGGTTAGATGAATCCAATGCTGTAGACACTTCgctgaaatcatcattgaaatataGAGCTTCAGCAGAGCCCTTCGAATCGGCTTTGAAGTCCTTAAAATTGAATGGTACAGATGAGTCAGGATTCGGTGAAAGCATAAAACATAGAGCATTAAAAGCTATCGAAAGAACCGGCAAAGCGAGGTCCATCTTGGACGACTTAGATGATCAG GAGGCTAGCTCATGCTCTTCTAGACGTATTAAGATCAGAAGTGAGAACGTCATTATGGGGGATACCAGTACCACAACCGAAGCTTCCTCACGGATGAAAGCTACCAAAGCTCGTCTCGCTGATCTCGAATCGGAAATGTCCTCGATTAGTGAAAAACAAAGTGAGCGAGAAAGGCGTAAacataatttaagaaaattattgaatGAAAGCGAATCTGATACCTTTAAGGCCATAGAAATGTAA